One genomic region from Fulvitalea axinellae encodes:
- a CDS encoding TonB-dependent receptor: MRLKISIIILALLTIAPFGFLRAQSVIVRGKVTDPTDGSALIGVTVVEVDANDRNISGTVTDFNGVYLFKMKDPKNRIRFSYIGYKPQYQNLNNRETVDVQLQPDVIMLDGNGVVVQADKMGSEGMITVLNRATSVSRVEMEEIADVQAVSLDQALQGRMSNVDIVADSGDPGAGINIRIRGASTFTGNNKPLIVIDGIPFDGTIGNDFDFSSADDQQLGALVDIAPEDIETIEVLKDAASAAIWGSRAANGVLVINTKRGTNSKPSLSYSYKLSVASQPKTIPMLSGPDYVRMQKEALFNPSGNTKFIDRFRELAYDPTYALYDEFAQDTDWTDAITQTGYTNAHNVSLRGGGEKARYYLSLGYTDQEGTTVGTALERVTGRFNLDYHLSSKLLLSSRISFLRTDNDRNYNVNQDDNTGDVRGAAFRKMPNMSIYEIGEDGMPTDQYFSPRYYYQNDLAVSYNPVAMAKEAQNQKITDRINTVMTLQYNPKEWLQYKGTVSFNVNSEKTREYLPQSAVSGYWYNGLVNNSIEADKGANVIQTRNEFLLMPQNLGKHQLVARVMAQTTDKLSSSSLGVQSNLPTSDFRDPTLSADIIGANSGYGRYRSMGILYQGNYIYDDRYILSASLRSDASSKFGSEQRWGHFPAVSVAWRMESEKFMESLDFVNLLKIRASYGENGNEPEQSNLQYGVYGTNRGYMDLGGVRPANIELTNLRWETVKQTNIGVDFALWNDRLTVTAEYYNKTTEDLIFKDLSIPSSAGYAKMTQNFGTISNKGFELDLYAKLIEKKDFSLGFAFNIARNRNQMDELPENFNPEKANVNVNGQYAARIDVGDPIGSFYGYVYKGVYARDEDAIARDRNGEPIRTINGDGYVYMKKTTNGADYTFRAGDAIYEDINKDGVINELDVVYLGDGNPDVTGGFGPRIKYKGLALNMFFHYRLGQQVVNQTRMNTENMYTTDNQSEAVLRRWRKPGDETDIPRALYNYGYNWLGSDRFVEDGSYLRLKTLSMSYLFDKKLLKRFGIRECSVTLTAYNLFTWTKYSGQDPEVGLNGRDPFTIGYDKANTPPARSFTLGAMLRF; encoded by the coding sequence GTGAGACTCAAGATTAGTATAATCATATTAGCCTTGCTTACCATCGCGCCGTTCGGGTTCCTTAGGGCCCAGTCGGTGATCGTCAGGGGCAAGGTCACGGACCCGACCGACGGCTCGGCGCTGATAGGCGTGACCGTTGTCGAGGTGGACGCTAACGACCGGAACATTTCCGGAACCGTAACGGATTTTAACGGGGTGTATCTTTTCAAGATGAAGGATCCCAAGAACAGGATCCGTTTCTCGTACATCGGCTATAAGCCGCAGTATCAAAACCTGAACAACCGCGAAACCGTGGATGTGCAATTGCAACCGGACGTCATAATGCTTGACGGTAACGGCGTGGTGGTACAGGCCGACAAGATGGGATCGGAAGGAATGATTACCGTGCTTAACCGCGCCACTTCGGTTTCGCGCGTGGAGATGGAGGAAATCGCCGACGTTCAGGCCGTTTCTCTTGACCAAGCCCTTCAGGGACGTATGAGTAACGTGGATATCGTTGCCGACTCCGGCGATCCGGGAGCGGGAATCAATATCCGTATTCGCGGTGCTTCTACATTCACCGGCAACAACAAGCCCCTGATCGTAATCGACGGAATACCGTTTGACGGCACTATCGGAAACGATTTTGATTTTTCGTCCGCGGACGACCAGCAACTCGGGGCTCTGGTGGATATCGCTCCTGAGGATATCGAGACAATTGAAGTGTTGAAAGACGCCGCTTCCGCCGCCATTTGGGGGTCCAGAGCGGCTAACGGAGTTTTGGTTATCAACACCAAAAGAGGAACGAATTCGAAGCCTAGCTTATCGTACTCTTATAAGCTTAGCGTAGCCTCGCAACCTAAGACCATCCCGATGCTCAGCGGTCCGGATTATGTGCGTATGCAGAAGGAAGCGCTTTTTAACCCTTCGGGAAACACCAAGTTTATCGACAGGTTTAGGGAACTAGCTTACGACCCGACATACGCTCTTTACGATGAGTTCGCTCAGGACACGGACTGGACCGACGCCATTACGCAAACGGGCTACACCAACGCCCATAACGTAAGTCTCAGGGGCGGTGGGGAAAAAGCCCGCTATTACCTTTCGCTAGGCTATACGGACCAGGAAGGGACAACGGTAGGAACGGCATTGGAACGCGTAACAGGACGCTTTAACCTTGATTATCACCTTTCAAGCAAATTGCTCCTCAGTTCACGGATCTCATTCTTGCGTACTGATAACGACCGTAATTATAACGTAAATCAAGATGACAATACGGGTGACGTTCGTGGAGCCGCTTTCCGAAAAATGCCGAACATGAGCATTTACGAAATCGGAGAGGACGGAATGCCAACCGACCAGTATTTCAGCCCAAGATATTATTATCAAAATGATCTTGCCGTAAGCTACAACCCTGTGGCTATGGCTAAGGAAGCGCAAAACCAGAAGATCACGGACCGAATCAACACCGTGATGACTTTGCAATACAACCCTAAAGAGTGGTTGCAATATAAAGGAACGGTTTCGTTTAACGTGAACTCGGAAAAAACGCGCGAATATCTTCCTCAGAGTGCTGTAAGTGGTTATTGGTATAATGGATTGGTTAATAACTCAATCGAGGCTGATAAAGGGGCCAACGTAATTCAGACACGTAACGAGTTTTTGCTTATGCCACAGAATTTGGGCAAGCACCAATTGGTGGCTAGGGTTATGGCCCAGACAACGGATAAGTTATCTTCAAGTTCGTTGGGTGTACAAAGCAATTTACCAACAAGTGATTTTAGGGATCCAACTCTTTCAGCTGACATTATAGGAGCAAACTCAGGCTATGGTCGCTATCGTTCAATGGGTATTCTTTATCAAGGAAACTATATCTATGACGACCGCTATATTCTGTCGGCCAGCTTGCGCTCAGATGCCAGTTCCAAATTCGGATCGGAACAGCGCTGGGGACATTTTCCAGCCGTTTCGGTGGCTTGGAGAATGGAGTCCGAGAAGTTTATGGAGAGTTTGGACTTCGTAAATCTGCTGAAAATACGTGCCAGTTACGGTGAAAACGGTAACGAGCCGGAGCAAAGCAATTTGCAATACGGGGTGTATGGTACAAACAGAGGCTATATGGATCTTGGTGGAGTCCGGCCTGCCAATATTGAGTTGACAAACTTACGCTGGGAAACCGTGAAGCAGACAAATATTGGTGTTGATTTCGCTCTTTGGAACGATCGTCTTACCGTAACCGCGGAATATTATAACAAGACAACAGAAGACCTGATTTTCAAAGACCTGTCGATTCCATCGAGCGCTGGTTATGCGAAGATGACTCAGAACTTCGGTACGATTTCCAATAAAGGTTTCGAACTGGATCTTTACGCAAAGCTTATCGAGAAAAAGGATTTTTCACTCGGTTTTGCGTTCAACATCGCCAGAAACCGCAACCAGATGGACGAGCTACCGGAGAACTTCAATCCGGAAAAAGCGAATGTAAACGTAAACGGGCAGTATGCGGCTCGTATTGACGTGGGTGACCCGATCGGATCATTCTACGGATACGTGTACAAAGGCGTTTACGCTCGTGACGAAGACGCTATTGCCCGCGACCGTAACGGGGAGCCTATCCGAACGATTAACGGTGACGGATATGTGTACATGAAGAAAACAACGAACGGAGCGGATTACACTTTCAGAGCCGGTGACGCTATTTATGAGGACATCAACAAAGACGGCGTTATCAATGAGCTTGACGTGGTTTACCTTGGAGATGGAAATCCGGATGTAACGGGAGGTTTCGGGCCAAGGATCAAATACAAAGGTCTCGCCCTGAACATGTTTTTCCACTATCGTCTCGGTCAGCAGGTGGTTAACCAGACCAGAATGAACACCGAAAACATGTACACCACCGACAACCAGAGTGAGGCGGTTCTGCGCCGTTGGAGAAAACCGGGAGACGAAACGGATATTCCGCGCGCGCTTTATAACTACGGTTATAACTGGTTAGGTTCCGACCGCTTTGTCGAGGACGGATCTTACCTCAGGCTTAAGACGCTCTCTATGTCATATCTTTTCGACAAGAAACTGTTGAAGAGATTCGGGATAAGGGAATGTAGCGTAACCCTTACGGCTTACAACCTTTTCACATGGACCAAATATTCAGGCCAAGATCCTGAAGTTGGGCTTAATGGTAGGGATCCGTTTACTATTGGTTACGATAAAGCCAATACGCCGCCGGCACGAAGCTTTACACTCGGAGCCATGTTGCGATTCTGA
- a CDS encoding fasciclin domain-containing protein, which produces MKHFYRLPFLVFVFFSASLWSCENEFEKHYEKPDWLKGTTIETLEAKGNFSLFIEAMRVSGYDMTVSQGANTVFAPTDEAFDRYLSKKGYSSVSDIPKPDLKALIATHILSAPYSKEQMLSSSVWAPTGPDSDSDTSPWGEIGARTFKKTSYYKPENRVVEYEGRNILENRWNKSVPIFSDEFVAELKISSSDYTYFYPDKEWGGFNFAGSKITESEIPSNNGYIYVIDEVVEPLRNLDDILHQEQNFSLFASLADRFERYYFYSLDFSDPTAQQRDSLFLKSFGSTGNGDTYALVDIANERIGTNETNTSFSAEKLHHCIFVPSNDVLQAYLDQTVLKYYPSLEEVPDLVLYYLVQGHMVEKNMAWPSVLSSIGLYNYFGDQIDINPDADVSFREMGSNGGFYGMDKVLPAKVFTSVSGPVLFNKDYSIFMQMLGATEQLTSLSKDEANYVLLVPENDLLKAKGYDYSKSLGKVLVLDTESGELVPAEKEDLPAMTDFLKRFIVYSDDVDLSGKGFFKTAEGMYLSYENNKIFGGGNMENGEAVDVLNQAGEGTNGKAYQVSAVPEPASKNVSQAILTDDRFSDFNELAQAVGAIDNGWYYFLIGGEFTAFIPSNEAMAKARVAGTIPETSEYGTLTDEQKADLLAFVRYFFVANQYAFTDGKNTGTFETARIDKERSDNFDTYYENVMVKHDGAKLYIENATGATAAVQQGDILASDGVVHILEDILVFDE; this is translated from the coding sequence ATGAAGCATTTTTACCGATTACCGTTTTTGGTCTTCGTGTTTTTTTCCGCTTCCCTTTGGAGTTGCGAGAACGAATTCGAAAAACACTACGAAAAACCGGATTGGCTGAAAGGAACCACTATAGAGACCTTGGAGGCCAAAGGGAACTTTTCTCTCTTTATCGAAGCTATGAGGGTCTCAGGCTACGATATGACCGTCTCTCAAGGAGCCAATACCGTGTTCGCTCCCACAGACGAGGCCTTTGATCGCTACCTGTCCAAGAAAGGTTACAGTTCCGTTTCGGATATTCCCAAACCGGACCTGAAAGCTTTGATCGCCACCCATATCCTGAGTGCGCCTTACAGCAAGGAGCAGATGCTCAGTTCTTCGGTGTGGGCGCCGACAGGCCCGGACAGCGATTCCGACACTTCGCCTTGGGGCGAGATCGGGGCGAGGACGTTTAAGAAAACATCCTACTACAAGCCTGAGAACAGAGTGGTGGAGTATGAGGGACGAAACATTTTGGAAAATCGTTGGAATAAGTCAGTTCCGATTTTTTCCGATGAGTTTGTCGCCGAGCTTAAGATCAGCTCTTCGGATTACACGTATTTTTATCCAGATAAGGAATGGGGAGGCTTTAACTTCGCTGGTTCTAAAATCACGGAGTCAGAAATCCCTTCCAACAACGGATATATTTACGTAATTGACGAGGTGGTTGAGCCACTCCGCAATTTGGATGACATACTTCATCAAGAGCAGAATTTCTCGCTTTTCGCTTCGCTGGCTGACCGTTTTGAGAGGTACTATTTCTATAGTTTGGACTTTTCAGACCCTACCGCCCAACAGAGGGATTCGCTTTTCTTAAAGTCGTTCGGTAGCACTGGCAACGGGGATACTTACGCCTTGGTAGATATCGCCAATGAGCGTATCGGAACTAACGAGACCAACACTTCTTTCAGTGCGGAAAAGCTCCATCATTGTATTTTCGTTCCTTCCAATGACGTTTTGCAGGCTTATTTGGATCAGACTGTTTTGAAGTACTATCCGTCTCTGGAAGAGGTTCCGGATTTGGTGCTTTACTATTTGGTTCAGGGCCATATGGTGGAAAAAAACATGGCGTGGCCTAGCGTTTTGTCAAGTATCGGTCTTTATAACTATTTCGGTGACCAAATCGACATCAACCCGGACGCAGATGTGTCATTCAGGGAAATGGGATCGAACGGCGGCTTTTACGGCATGGATAAGGTATTGCCGGCCAAGGTCTTCACTTCGGTTAGTGGTCCGGTCCTCTTCAACAAGGATTATTCGATTTTCATGCAGATGCTTGGCGCTACGGAGCAACTTACCTCATTGTCGAAAGACGAAGCCAATTATGTGTTGCTCGTGCCGGAAAACGATTTGTTGAAAGCCAAAGGCTACGATTATAGCAAGTCCTTGGGCAAGGTATTGGTTTTAGATACTGAAAGCGGAGAACTCGTTCCCGCCGAAAAAGAGGACCTGCCGGCGATGACGGATTTCCTCAAACGTTTTATCGTTTATTCCGACGATGTTGACCTTTCCGGAAAAGGCTTCTTCAAAACCGCCGAGGGCATGTACTTGTCTTACGAGAACAATAAGATCTTCGGTGGCGGTAATATGGAGAACGGAGAGGCCGTAGACGTGCTGAACCAAGCAGGAGAAGGCACAAACGGAAAAGCTTACCAAGTGAGCGCCGTGCCCGAACCTGCCAGCAAAAACGTGTCGCAGGCTATCCTTACAGACGATCGCTTCTCTGATTTCAACGAATTGGCGCAAGCAGTAGGCGCTATCGACAACGGATGGTATTACTTCCTGATCGGTGGCGAGTTTACCGCTTTTATCCCGTCGAACGAAGCCATGGCCAAAGCCCGCGTCGCGGGAACTATTCCCGAAACCTCGGAGTACGGTACGCTTACCGATGAGCAAAAAGCCGATTTGTTGGCCTTTGTGCGCTACTTCTTCGTGGCTAACCAGTACGCCTTTACCGACGGCAAGAACACGGGCACTTTCGAAACCGCCCGTATTGACAAGGAGCGTTCCGACAACTTCGACACCTATTACGAAAACGTAATGGTGAAGCACGACGGAGCGAAACTGTATATCGAAAACGCCACGGGCGCTACCGCGGCCGTACAGCAGGGCGATATTCTCGCTTCGGATGGCGTGGTGCATATACTGGAAGACATCCTGGTCTTTGATGAGTGA
- a CDS encoding DUF3078 domain-containing protein — MKPIRKADTYQISDIRLGRWLRILSLVWVFLSPGLLYAQQDLLKYFPDTTISQVDTTRWSNRGSFSLSASSTGLSNWAAGGNSSISVVGNTVYGMRRESSKTIFLQQIDMAYGLVYLASTSFPIRKTSDHLINTTSFGLKVSPKLSFASLLVFQTQFDAGYKYSTDNGVDKRELISEFLSPTLVNISLGLQFINKKSFVTVISPVAGKLTIISNDSIASLGNYGVPKGSNFNGQLGPNIYLDLTKEFMENGKFKSSLNLFSEYEKIGKIDINWTYMFELKVNDWFSANFSGQLIYDDDINVTRDDETVGPALQLRYVLGLGIKKTF, encoded by the coding sequence GTGAAGCCAATCCGAAAAGCTGACACATATCAAATATCGGATATCCGGCTAGGCCGATGGCTACGGATCTTGTCGTTGGTGTGGGTGTTTTTGTCGCCCGGGCTTTTGTATGCCCAACAGGATTTGTTGAAATACTTCCCGGATACCACAATTAGTCAGGTGGACACTACCCGCTGGTCGAATAGAGGGTCGTTTTCGCTTTCGGCCAGCTCCACCGGACTTAGCAATTGGGCCGCGGGCGGTAACAGCTCAATCTCTGTAGTGGGAAATACGGTTTACGGGATGCGGAGGGAATCCTCCAAAACCATTTTTCTCCAACAAATTGACATGGCATACGGCTTGGTTTACTTGGCGTCGACTTCCTTTCCGATTAGAAAAACCAGCGACCATCTTATTAACACGACCAGTTTTGGCTTGAAAGTGAGTCCCAAGCTTAGTTTTGCGTCCTTGTTGGTGTTTCAGACGCAGTTCGATGCCGGTTACAAATATTCCACTGATAATGGAGTGGACAAACGTGAACTGATTTCCGAATTTCTGTCGCCCACATTGGTCAATATTTCTTTGGGGCTTCAGTTTATCAACAAGAAATCATTTGTAACGGTAATTTCCCCGGTGGCGGGCAAGCTCACGATTATCAGCAACGATTCTATCGCTTCTTTGGGTAATTACGGCGTTCCCAAAGGTTCTAATTTTAACGGCCAACTTGGGCCGAATATCTACCTCGACCTTACCAAGGAATTTATGGAAAACGGCAAATTCAAAAGTTCTCTTAACCTTTTTAGCGAATATGAGAAAATCGGGAAGATTGACATCAACTGGACATATATGTTCGAGTTAAAGGTTAACGATTGGTTCTCGGCCAACTTCTCTGGCCAACTGATTTATGACGACGATATCAACGTTACTCGGGACGACGAGACTGTAGGGCCTGCGTTGCAACTCCGCTATGTTTTGGGCTTGGGAATAAAGAAAACGTTCTAA
- a CDS encoding plasma-membrane proton-efflux P-type ATPase, with amino-acid sequence MDYERIGAEDARKLEASEMAKRLVTDLDKGLTGQEASDREKFYGKNTIESKSTPAWLEFLSFFWGPIPWTIEAAAILSALVRHWSDLIIISLLLVFNAVIGFLQRSKAEKAVDALREKLALKALALRDGKWQQVRSADLVPGDMVRIQAGNILPADVKLVDGDFLSVDQSSLTGESMLVMKENGDICYSGVVAKKGSMKGLVYATGRDTYFGKTAELVSEASAKSHFNRAILSIGKALIFISVALAVVLVAVMLIKGSSFLTLLQFALILVVASIPAALPAVLTVIMSRGAVTLAKAKAVVTHLESIEEMAGMDVLCSDKTGTLTRNQLSLSDPYLVEAKDEEELMLAAAVASEDATEDPIDKLMVGAVKDKKSLADLRRNTEHFQPFDPVNKRSEALVDTPEGKELFVKGAPQVIADLMEGKDEEVKRVKDEITELASGGLRTLGVARKQEGSWHFLGLVTITDPLRADARKTIESARNMGVGVKMITGDNVAIARKVGKELGLSKEVFAAGDAFKDVKATDSDTVSADLSGKIARADIFAEVFPEHKYTIVKALQAQGHIVGMTGDGVNDAPALKQADTGIAVKGATDAAQAAAGVVLTSEGIGVVIQTIEEARRIFEKMNSYAIYRITESIRIMFFVVFAMVAFGFYPITAVMIILLALLNDVPIMTLASDNVRVSASPVRWNTKKIIRMAWFIGIFGVFETSGLLLLGRNQFHLDQASLQTLIFLKLAVAGHMTLFVTRTKGRFWKRPYPSAPLLWSAIGTKLVVTLIAGFGFGLVKPLDWWYVGATWAYCFFWMFPLDGIKCWLYRRFEREANPKS; translated from the coding sequence ATGGATTACGAAAGAATTGGGGCGGAGGACGCCCGAAAGCTCGAGGCTTCTGAAATGGCCAAACGTTTGGTAACCGATCTTGATAAAGGGTTAACCGGACAAGAGGCCTCTGATAGGGAGAAATTTTACGGAAAGAATACCATAGAAAGCAAATCCACGCCGGCGTGGCTGGAATTTCTGTCCTTTTTCTGGGGACCGATTCCTTGGACTATCGAAGCGGCGGCTATCCTTTCGGCATTGGTGCGGCATTGGTCCGATTTGATAATCATCAGCCTGTTGTTGGTTTTCAATGCCGTAATCGGATTCCTTCAAAGGTCCAAAGCCGAGAAAGCGGTGGACGCTTTACGGGAGAAGCTCGCCCTAAAAGCGTTGGCTCTGCGTGACGGCAAATGGCAGCAGGTCCGTTCGGCAGACTTGGTACCCGGCGATATGGTACGGATACAGGCTGGCAACATTCTCCCTGCTGACGTAAAGCTTGTTGACGGCGATTTTTTGAGCGTGGACCAATCATCCCTGACGGGAGAGTCCATGCTGGTGATGAAGGAGAATGGTGATATCTGTTACAGCGGAGTTGTGGCGAAAAAGGGTAGTATGAAGGGGCTTGTTTACGCCACTGGTCGCGATACTTATTTTGGAAAGACGGCTGAGCTAGTATCAGAGGCTTCAGCCAAATCCCATTTTAATAGAGCCATACTCAGTATCGGCAAGGCTCTGATTTTTATTAGTGTGGCTTTGGCTGTGGTTTTGGTGGCTGTTATGCTTATCAAGGGTAGTTCGTTTCTTACGCTTTTACAGTTTGCGCTTATCCTTGTTGTGGCTTCTATTCCCGCCGCGCTTCCGGCTGTGCTTACCGTTATCATGTCGAGGGGAGCCGTTACTTTAGCCAAGGCCAAAGCGGTGGTTACGCATTTGGAATCGATAGAGGAAATGGCTGGGATGGATGTGCTCTGTTCCGATAAAACCGGGACGCTGACCAGAAACCAACTAAGCTTGAGCGATCCGTATTTGGTGGAAGCCAAAGACGAAGAGGAATTGATGTTGGCCGCCGCCGTAGCCTCCGAGGATGCGACCGAAGACCCAATCGACAAATTGATGGTGGGTGCTGTGAAAGACAAAAAATCCCTTGCTGATTTAAGGCGGAATACGGAGCATTTCCAGCCTTTTGACCCGGTAAATAAACGCTCCGAAGCTTTGGTGGATACGCCTGAGGGAAAAGAGCTTTTCGTAAAAGGGGCTCCGCAAGTGATCGCCGATCTGATGGAGGGTAAGGACGAAGAAGTCAAGCGCGTAAAGGATGAAATCACGGAACTTGCCTCCGGAGGTCTCCGGACGCTGGGCGTAGCCCGGAAGCAGGAAGGTTCTTGGCATTTTCTGGGACTGGTAACCATCACCGACCCTCTCCGAGCCGACGCCCGCAAGACAATCGAAAGCGCCCGGAATATGGGCGTGGGCGTAAAGATGATAACTGGCGACAACGTGGCTATTGCCAGAAAAGTGGGTAAAGAATTGGGGCTTTCCAAAGAAGTGTTCGCCGCTGGAGACGCCTTTAAGGATGTAAAAGCGACGGACAGCGATACGGTGTCCGCGGATCTATCAGGGAAAATTGCTCGGGCGGATATCTTTGCCGAGGTTTTTCCGGAGCATAAATATACCATCGTAAAAGCCTTGCAGGCGCAGGGCCATATTGTAGGCATGACAGGCGATGGGGTAAACGACGCTCCGGCACTAAAACAAGCCGACACCGGCATAGCCGTAAAAGGCGCCACCGACGCGGCCCAAGCCGCCGCCGGCGTAGTGTTGACTTCCGAAGGAATTGGCGTGGTAATACAGACCATAGAGGAAGCCCGCCGGATTTTTGAGAAGATGAACAGCTACGCGATTTATCGGATTACGGAATCTATCCGGATTATGTTCTTTGTGGTTTTCGCCATGGTGGCTTTTGGTTTTTATCCCATTACGGCCGTTATGATTATCCTTTTGGCCTTGCTCAATGATGTTCCCATTATGACTCTGGCCTCCGACAATGTCCGGGTCAGCGCTTCGCCCGTACGGTGGAATACCAAGAAGATCATCCGTATGGCTTGGTTTATCGGGATTTTCGGAGTCTTCGAAACCAGCGGACTCTTATTGCTTGGCCGTAACCAATTTCACCTTGACCAAGCCTCTTTGCAAACGCTTATTTTCTTGAAACTGGCGGTAGCGGGCCATATGACCCTTTTCGTGACGCGCACGAAGGGCCGGTTTTGGAAACGGCCGTATCCCTCGGCGCCTTTGCTTTGGTCGGCTATCGGCACAAAATTGGTCGTAACGCTGATTGCCGGTTTCGGTTTTGGACTTGTCAAGCCCCTTGATTGGTGGTATGTGGGCGCCACTTGGGCCTATTGTTTCTTTTGGATGTTCCCTCTTGACGGTATAAAGTGCTGGCTATATAGAAGGTTCGAGCGTGAAGCCAATCCGAAAAGCTGA
- a CDS encoding MBL fold metallo-hydrolase → MKELYQDLWQTKRGSHFGLDLKAYFLKTEEGNALIYYTTEKEELSRIQEMGGVKYQCLSHHHEVNEFLNISKRILGAELCCHRNCAPYLEGIAQADTLFDKDTSLPGGLRILETPGHTNSNVCYFYESPYGKNYLFSGDTIYLDKGEWNYLIMNQEGGNPADLKESLLKIKDLDVDVIMCSVAVGHNDAVEVSRGEWRQIIDRLVNKLGV, encoded by the coding sequence ATGAAAGAGCTATATCAAGACTTATGGCAGACAAAGCGGGGGAGCCATTTCGGGTTGGACCTAAAGGCGTATTTTCTGAAAACCGAAGAGGGCAATGCGCTGATTTATTATACTACCGAGAAAGAGGAGCTGTCTCGGATTCAGGAGATGGGTGGCGTAAAGTATCAGTGCCTTAGCCATCATCATGAAGTAAACGAATTTTTAAATATTTCGAAACGAATCCTCGGGGCCGAACTCTGTTGCCATAGAAACTGCGCACCGTATTTGGAGGGAATAGCTCAGGCCGATACCTTATTTGATAAGGACACGTCTCTTCCCGGAGGGCTTCGCATATTGGAAACGCCGGGCCATACCAACAGCAACGTTTGTTATTTTTATGAATCGCCTTACGGCAAAAACTACCTGTTTTCCGGTGACACGATTTACCTTGACAAAGGTGAATGGAATTATCTCATCATGAATCAAGAAGGCGGAAATCCTGCGGATTTGAAAGAAAGTTTATTGAAGATCAAAGACTTGGATGTAGACGTGATCATGTGCAGTGTGGCCGTCGGGCACAACGATGCGGTGGAAGTATCAAGGGGTGAGTGGCGACAGATTATTGACCGGCTAGTCAATAAACTTGGAGTGTAA
- a CDS encoding endonuclease V translates to MIYAFDTYYFDKKAKTVCLGFKHWTDSEASVTLSETIASDEDYEPGAFYKKELPCIMNLLKRIDLLPEDLIVVDGYAILDDDGKIGLGGHLYEMLDRIVGVIGVAKTNFVRNQKNKREVFRGVSKNPLYISAIGTNLDQTSQNIKRMHGEHRIPTLLKKLDQLTRCF, encoded by the coding sequence ATGATCTACGCCTTCGATACTTATTATTTTGACAAAAAAGCGAAAACCGTATGCCTCGGTTTCAAACACTGGACCGACAGCGAAGCCTCAGTAACACTTTCGGAAACCATCGCATCAGACGAAGACTACGAGCCCGGCGCCTTTTACAAAAAAGAATTGCCTTGCATTATGAACCTTTTAAAGCGAATCGACCTTCTGCCGGAAGACCTGATAGTGGTAGACGGTTACGCCATTCTGGACGACGACGGAAAGATAGGCCTTGGCGGACATCTTTACGAAATGCTAGATCGAATTGTAGGAGTAATTGGGGTGGCGAAGACTAACTTCGTAAGAAATCAAAAAAACAAGCGGGAAGTATTCCGGGGAGTAAGCAAAAACCCATTGTATATCAGCGCAATCGGCACTAATCTGGATCAAACGTCGCAGAATATAAAACGTATGCACGGCGAACACCGCATCCCGACTTTACTCAAGAAATTGGATCAGTTGACTAGGTGTTTTTAG
- a CDS encoding nuclear transport factor 2 family protein — protein MEKTALEVFQSFGQKMMSGNDSWQDLIADDIQFIGPVDQLKGKKAFIELNESFMPTVRENNLKQLVESGNWVITQNEMRVAMKTGKTISLDMTEWIEVVDGKIQLIKVFYDAEEYRKEMNG, from the coding sequence ATGGAAAAGACAGCATTGGAAGTGTTTCAATCTTTCGGACAGAAAATGATGTCCGGAAACGATTCGTGGCAGGATTTGATCGCCGACGACATTCAGTTTATCGGGCCTGTGGATCAGCTTAAGGGAAAGAAAGCATTTATTGAATTGAATGAATCTTTTATGCCTACGGTCAGGGAAAACAATTTGAAACAACTGGTGGAAAGCGGTAATTGGGTTATTACGCAAAACGAAATGCGGGTGGCGATGAAAACAGGCAAAACGATTTCGCTGGATATGACTGAGTGGATTGAGGTGGTCGACGGAAAAATTCAATTAATCAAAGTATTCTACGACGCCGAAGAATATAGAAAAGAAATGAATGGATAG
- a CDS encoding helix-turn-helix domain-containing protein, with the protein MRKIEKRSDCPISYTMDFFGDKWTLLIIRDIALKGKCFYKEFLNAEEGIATNVLSDRLKMLESEGIIFSKKYEKIKTMKKYGLTEKGKALIPLLVEIILWGGTYDNETGAPKEFLERARNNRQEVIQSFLDSLE; encoded by the coding sequence ATGAGGAAAATCGAAAAAAGATCGGATTGTCCTATCAGTTATACCATGGATTTCTTCGGGGATAAGTGGACCTTATTGATCATAAGGGATATCGCATTGAAGGGAAAATGCTTTTATAAAGAGTTTCTCAACGCCGAGGAAGGAATTGCCACCAACGTATTGTCGGACAGGCTGAAAATGCTGGAATCCGAAGGGATAATTTTCAGCAAGAAATATGAAAAAATAAAGACTATGAAGAAATATGGTCTTACGGAAAAAGGAAAAGCGTTGATTCCGTTATTAGTTGAAATCATACTTTGGGGTGGCACGTATGACAATGAAACCGGAGCTCCGAAAGAATTTCTTGAAAGGGCCCGAAATAACCGGCAAGAAGTTATCCAGTCATTCTTAGATTCACTAGAATGA